The genomic window GGCCTATTAAAGGTCATCCGAATTACCGAAGCAGGGACCTTTATTGATGGCAAACAGCTGTCAATCGTGACAATTGATGATGTGGCTATTCGCAACAAAGTATGGACATTTAAAGTGGCGGTAGAGGACGGCGGGAAAATTGGTGGCGTCACTTTATTTGGTTCCTCATTTGGCAACTACAATCAAGACATGGTTTTCCGTTTGTATTATGAGTAATGAGTTGCAGCGGAGGCGCTTTGCCTCCGCTTAAACTGAAAGGAGCACAAATGAGTTTCTATGATAATGACCTAAGAAGCGAACCTTATTATCCAGTTGTTAAATTCTATTACTACAAAGAGTGGAGTCAATTCGAAATGAAGCCTCACGCACATGAAGCAATTGAATTGATGCATGTGCTATCAGGCAGTTGTAAAGTAGAAACAAAGACCGATAGCTACGAGCTTAAAAAAGGACAAATCATTTTCTTAGATGCGAACACAAGTCATCGGCTCATTGTTCAAGAAAAATGCAGAATGTTCAACATTGAGATATCCTTTCAACAGGGTAGAACAGCTTTCCCTCCGTTTTGCGAGGTTTATAAAGAAAATGAAGCTTTGCGTTTAATGATCGATAATAAGAAACCACATATGCTTCTACACGATTCTGATGATACGTATCAATGCTTACGAAGACTTATTATGGAAGTAGATAAAAAAAGCCAACAAACCGATTTTATGGTGCAACTATTGATATGTGAGTATATTATACGTGTTGCGGGTTTGGCAGAAATTAATTACACAGAAACGGATCAACAATACACGAGTAGGGTCATTTCTTATATCCATCAGAACTATGATAGGGAAGTGAGTGTAGCAGAGATTGCGGATGCGGTTCATCTACACCCTGGATATTTACAGCGCGTCTTTAAAGTATCAACAGGCACATCGATTCATGAATTCCTCGTCTCCTATCGAATGAAGAAAGCAAAAGCAATGCTGGCGGAAACAGACATCAGCATTACGGATATTCCCCATTATATTGGCATGAATTCTCAACAGTATTTCAGTACAACGTTTAAGAAATATGAGCAATGTACGCCTAGTGCATATCGAAAAGCGCATCAATATAACGAAAAATTGAGAAGAAAAAGTGAGGATATTAAACATTCAATTGAAAGATAAGTTCGATTATTGAAAGCGCTTTTATATGGTCGGATGTATGATAAAACCACTTAAACCATCAAATCAATAGTAGCCTGAGGTGTTGAAAATAGACACTCATTAGGAAAATGAGGTGAGGATTCCAAATACTTAAAGACATTGAAGGCATCCTGTTTGATATCGATGAAACCATCTTTCAGGATGA from Shouchella hunanensis includes these protein-coding regions:
- a CDS encoding helix-turn-helix domain-containing protein; protein product: MSFYDNDLRSEPYYPVVKFYYYKEWSQFEMKPHAHEAIELMHVLSGSCKVETKTDSYELKKGQIIFLDANTSHRLIVQEKCRMFNIEISFQQGRTAFPPFCEVYKENEALRLMIDNKKPHMLLHDSDDTYQCLRRLIMEVDKKSQQTDFMVQLLICEYIIRVAGLAEINYTETDQQYTSRVISYIHQNYDREVSVAEIADAVHLHPGYLQRVFKVSTGTSIHEFLVSYRMKKAKAMLAETDISITDIPHYIGMNSQQYFSTTFKKYEQCTPSAYRKAHQYNEKLRRKSEDIKHSIER